The Miscanthus floridulus cultivar M001 chromosome 6, ASM1932011v1, whole genome shotgun sequence genomic interval CGAGCCGCCCGCGAGGGGAGAGGGATGCGTCAAGAAAGCTCTCGGCTTTTAGCTCCGGGCGCCCACACCAATGCCACACTGCTCTGCTCTCCGAGTAACTTATTGCGAGCAGTGCCCCAGGTGAGAGAgccggcgagggcgagggcgagggctcAGCTTTGGATAATTCTTGCTCCCTGTTGTCGTTTTGGTTTGAAGCTTTCCGGAGGGAGAGCACACAGACACAGCTCGGTACCAGTGTGAGAGGAgtaaaagaaaagggagagatcATGCTTGCATAGTGTGCTCCGTGCTGCGGTGAGAGCCGCTAACCTCGGTTGATTTCTTGGTGGGAGGCGACAAGTGCGTGAGCCGCCGCCTGCTTGGGAACGCGGGAGGCGGTGAGACTAGGCGTGCTCCTTCGCTCGGTCTTGTCTCTGTCTTGGTTCTTCGTCGTCGTCAGGTACTCCTCCTTCCAAGCTCCACGCCGCACGCGCCTTGGGCGACTGCCTTTTCTATTCGTCTTCCTTGTTGAACAGTTTCTGCGGGTAAAGATCACGAGCGCCATGCGCGAGTTCTTGGGGCTCCGCAACTTCCTCGCTTCTTGCAACCTTTGCACCCTGTCTCCAGTTGTTTTTCTCTGATTTCCATGGAGGAAAGCTGCTGGGTGTGTGAGTGAGGTGGACGAGGAACAGGGAAAACCTGAGCATTGATCGATTTCTTCACCCCCTTTCTCGCCCAAGGAATTTTGCTCCTTTCTTCTAGCAAGTCTTGTGTACTTGTTTCATGGTGGTAGGAGCTAGGATGACGAGCAGGAACCCTACCAAAGCCCTGCCGCTCCTGGCCAccacccttctcctcctcctgctcgCGTTCCTCGCGCTGTGCGCGCCGGTCTCCTCCCAGCCGCTCCACTCGGAGCCCATGGCGACGCAgtccccgccgccgtcgcccgcgccgccgcggtCCAGTATTCCCCGGGCGCAGGCCGGCGCCGCCGCGCGCCTCCGCCGCATCACGCTCGGGGTCCTCTTCGGCTCCCTCTCCGGCTTCCTCCTCGCGCTCGCCTTCCTCTACGCCATCCGCCTCGCCATCCTGCACGCCAAGAGCACGCCCGCGATCGCCAAGGGCCCCGTCTCCTTCGCCCCGCAAATCTCCGCCAAGAACCTCCTGGCCGCGCTCCCCGCCGCGCAGCCGCTCGCCCATGGGCCCCACGGCAAGTACTACAAGCTGGCGCTCGACAACGACCTCACCGTCGCCGTCAAGCGCCTCGAGGCGGCCAGCCGCCCCGAGGCCTCGCCGTCCATGTCCCCGAGCGCGTCCAAGTCAGACATGAGGAGGGTGCAGAGGCAGCTTGAGGCCCTTGCTCGCGTCAGGCACCAGAATGTGTTGTCGTTGAAGGCGTACGTTCGTGAGGCGGACCGCCTCTCGCTCGTGTACGACTTCGTTCCTGGAGGCAGCCTCGAGGATGTGATGAAGAGGGTGAGATCGCAGCAAGTCAGCCTCAGTTGGGATGCGAGGAGCAGGATTgctgttgggattgccaagggaTTGAGGCACTTGCATTTTGAGTGCAATCCGAGGATACTCCACTGCAACCTCAAACCGTCGAATGTGATGCTAGATGAAGGTTTTGAGCCAATATTGACAGATTGTGGTGTTGCAAGGCTGATTGCAGCAGGTTCAGGTGATCGAGAATTGTGTAGTGGCCTCTACGCTTCTCCAGAATGCTACCAAAGCAGCAGGTACCATCAATGCATTACCATTTTCAGTGCTTTTTTGTCGATATAAAGAACCAGTTAAATTCCTGAATAATCTCATCAATATTCTTACAACCCTGTGGGAAAGCATGAAATTTTACAGGAAACAATCCAAATCttgtatgagtattgtaaaatggACCCACATTCTAAGGGCCCTTAGCTTATTGTTGATATTTGATCATACAAATAAAATTTTGTGGTACTTACTCTTGAACTGAAGAAGGAAACATAAATCTAAGTGATTCAAGCTTTTATAGTATTAGCTGAATGTTACTTATGTGGCATTCTTGATGGATGGTGATCATATATCATTCTTGCTCGGTCAATGGTTACCCCATGAACAAGAAGAATATGTTGCAGACTTTGAGTTCTTTGCTAATTGCTATGCATGTATATACAGTCTAGAACCAGATGGCTGGTGTGTATATGTTCACCTTTTGATAACAAATCTCAACTGTTCTAATAAAATTCTTGGACCATACAAATACCAAAGGCATTTCATTATAGAAACATGGAGATAAGAAAGGAATTGTAGAAATCTATGACGTATATAGAGTTTCCTTTAATATTTTAGTTTGGCATTGTCTAGCTAGTTGACATTGTAGGGAAACTATATCTTGTAGTGACTTTACCCGATCATTCTCTGTATTTGACATCCGCCTGGATTTGGAGTGATACCACAAGCATCTGAGTATTGTTTTAGAATACATAGTGGCAGTTTGATGTCTTTGGTTTGGCAAAACAAATGTTAAGCTTACAACTTCCACTTTATATAGGAAGTCTATCTCAATTGGTTGGGTGGGAGCCTGAGAGGTGTGGTCATGCACCCAACCATGCTGGTTCAAGCCCTCTTCAACTCGAATTTGAGTATTTATTTTCCTCTTAATGATTAATAACAATGAAAAGTGCCTATTCCTCCTAGGTTGGTGTCTTTTTTTTTACTTCcactttatatattttttattacaaATTTTCTTAACCCACTAGATAGTATACATCCATTGACTTGTGGATGCTACCATTCAGTTTTTCCAAGTTACTACTAGTAGTCTTCTTTGTCGTTAAACTTGCCAGAAGAGTAACTGAGAAGGCATAAAGCATAAAAATGATGATTATCCCTAGGGCTTAGTGAAAGTATCTAACTTTTGCTTTTCACGACATGAGAATCTTTGCTTTGCTAGAGGATCTCAATTTGCCTGCCTTTGATGCTCCCGCTTTTCATAAATTCCTGCATGAGCGCGCATACAGAATACAGAATACTGGTCTGCTCCCTTTTTTATCTCCAAAACGTTATTGCCATCTTTTTCACTCAGACCTTCCATATGTCCATCAAAGAATAAATCCTAGGATTGGCATTCTGATTCTACTGTTCATATTCCATCCTCTTTCCTGACAAACCTAGCTATGTCAGTAATTTTTTAGAGGGTTCATTTCTAAGCAATTACTTTCCACGAGATATCTTtctcacagaaaaaaaaaacagactcATTTATCTAAGCCATGTATAAGGGCTTGATTAATGCTTTGCCTCAGTCATGGTAGTGATGGATTTTGAATTTCGCCCCTTGAGAGTAAGGAGTATTCTGATTGTTTTGAATAAAATTGATTTTCTTTTCTGTACAAGACTGTAGTTGATCTGTCCAAGTATTTCCTTCTTGATGATTTAAGACTAATGACTTTGCATTTGTAGGTGCCTCATCTCATATAAGCTCAACTATTTGATGGTACAGGTACacagataagagtgatgtgtatGCCCTTGGCATGATCCTGGGCGTGCTGCTCACTGGGAGA includes:
- the LOC136459774 gene encoding inactive leucine-rich repeat receptor-like protein kinase CORYNE, which gives rise to MVVGARMTSRNPTKALPLLATTLLLLLLAFLALCAPVSSQPLHSEPMATQSPPPSPAPPRSSIPRAQAGAAARLRRITLGVLFGSLSGFLLALAFLYAIRLAILHAKSTPAIAKGPVSFAPQISAKNLLAALPAAQPLAHGPHGKYYKLALDNDLTVAVKRLEAASRPEASPSMSPSASKSDMRRVQRQLEALARVRHQNVLSLKAYVREADRLSLVYDFVPGGSLEDVMKRVRSQQVSLSWDARSRIAVGIAKGLRHLHFECNPRILHCNLKPSNVMLDEGFEPILTDCGVARLIAAGSGDRELCSGLYASPECYQSSRYTDKSDVYALGMILGVLLTGRDPTDSFFSGETGQGGLARWLRHMQQSADPKEALDSNILGDEGEEEEMLMAIRIAIVCLSDSPTDRPSSDELVAMLMQLHSL